Sequence from the Xenorhabdus nematophila ATCC 19061 genome:
CCAGGTCATATTCATCAGGATCGAACATCGTCAGGGCATCATAGCCATTCATGGCGACATCCACACTATTCCCCAGTTTTTCCAATACGGAACGGGCAACAATGACATTCAGTTCAATATCTTCCACCAACAGAATATTCAGGGCAGGCAATGGCAGGGTGTCTTGCTCTTCTTCCCCTCCGGGATGTTTGTCGATGGCAGGGGCAACAATAGACAAGGTAAAGCAGGAGCCGTGCCCCAGTGCACTTGTTACCGTAATGTCTCCTCCCATACTTTGAGCAAGGCGTTTCGAAACGGCAAGGCCAATACCTGTTCCCGTCGCAGGGCGCCCACCCGCACTGTCCGTCACTTGGTAGTACATGGCAAAGATTTTTTCCAGCTCATCGGAAGGAATGCCAATGCCGGTATCCATCACTTCAAAAAACAGACGATCACCTTCCTCACGCCATATACGAACACGAATTTTTCCGTTAGGGGTAAATTTCACGGCATTGCTCATCATATTCCACAAAATTTGGCGCAAGCGGGTTCCGTCAGTCATTATTTTGGCTGGCAATGGCTGCTCTGGTTCCATCACGAATTTAATCCCTTTAGGCTGTGCCAGTAGTCCTGCAATATTCTCCAAATCAGCGATAAAGCCTGTGAAATCAGTTGGTTGATTATCAAGTTTGACTTTGCGTCGTTCAATTTTGTCTAATTCAATGATATCGTTGAAAATATTCCCCAGCGTAATTGCGCTGACATGAATCGTTTTCAGATAATTGCACTGTTCTGGCGTGACATCGGTATCGATCAGAATTCGGCTCAATCCAACGATGCCATTTAAAGGCGTACGAAGCTCATGGCTAATCGTAGAGATAAAAGTCGTCTTATCCCTGCTGGCGTTCTCCAGCGCATCCTGATAGCGCTTACGCTCCGTTATATCGCGTCCAAACCCCATTAACCCATGTCGTTTCCCGACACGATCATAAAAAGGGACTTTGCGGAGTTCAAAACACGCCTTGCGCCCATCGGGATAAACCAACCATTGCTCGTAAGTCAGGGAGACATTGTGACGAAATACTTTTTCATCGGTTTCCATCACCTTACCGGCAATTTCTTTATCGTAAACCTCTTTCGGCGTCAGGCCGATAAGCTGTTTTTCACTTTTACCGGTCAGCAGTTCCATCGCTCTATTACAACCGGAAAATTCATCATCTTCATTGCGGTAATAAACCAGATCCGGGGAAGCATCCAGAAATGACCGCAATAAGACGGATTGCTGCTCAAGCTCAATCTGGGTTTTTTCGCGATGCTCCATTTCCAGTTTGAGCTTATCCAACAATAGCAGATGCGCTTTTTCCGCTTTCTCTCTTTCGATAATTTCCTGATTCAACTGGGAAATATTTTCCTTGAGTTGCAGATTTAACGTCGCATCACGCTGACGCATCTCTTCAAGTTTTGCGACCAGGCCGGACAAACGTTGGCGAGATTCTTCAAGTTGTTCTACCACAATGGAAAGAAAATAAACCGCCCAAGGCGTGATCAATAAACCAAAAAAAATTGAGCGGATTAAATCAATGCGTTGTACCTCCCCATGCAGTACGAATGTCACCGCCATTTGCATCGCCATTGCAAGAATAACCAGAGCCGATGCGAGCAATAGGGAAAAGCGCACCAATCCCAGCTTCATCATCAAATCTACATAATATTGGGCAAGCCCCCGAATCAGCTTCATAATCGCTCCAAGTTAAATCAATTCCCAGTAAAATCACCAGATTGAATCATAATGTAAAAAAGACGCAACTTCGTTGAGGGATATCACCCACACATACAAGCATAAAAATACATAAAAAATGAATCTTTAATCAAAAAATACCTTGTTTAATTATTAAGAATAAAAAAATGCACCATTCATTATTCTTACCGACCATAAAATACATAAAATAATTCTATTATATTGCTTTAAATTAGTGAAAAATTCTTTTAAATGCGCATTTATCAGCATATATGAAATCAATAATTCCTGTTATTTAGTGATATAGCTCACACCATACGAGATTCATGATCTTATTCACAAAATACAAAATCACATGATTTATTTATTATATTCAATAAGATAAATTTCAATCCTTCATATAAAACGTGATTTTGCACAATTTGACCTGCTTTATTTTTCCCGATAAGTTGGGAATGCACTGAAAATGATCTGTTGGGTCATCAGCCAACTCATATTTATGCAGTGATATGACATGAAACATAACATCATTTTGATTTACCGCTTGTTGTTGCAAATAAAAATTGCAAATAAAACAAGTGGCGTTTGACTGAGGGCGCAAATCAGACGCCCATGGAAATAATATATATCTCTATTATCTCGCGAGTGATGTGAGAGTCGGACAGAACTTGGGGAGCTTTACAATGTTGTATGACAAATTGCAGGAAAAAGATAACTGTGGCTTTGGATTAATCGCACATATTGAAGGAGAGCCAAGCCACAAGGTGGTGCGAACGGCTATACATGCGCTGGCTCGAATGCAGCATCGGGGCGCAATTTTAGCCGATGGAAAAACCGGTGACGGTTGTGGCTTATTAATGCAGAAGCCTGATCGTTTTTTTCAGATGATTGCAAACGAGCAAGCGTGGCGGCTTGCTAAAAACTATGCCGTCGGTATGCTGTTTCTCAGTCAGGATGCCACCATCGCCCAGTCATGCCGTCACATCGTCGAACAAGAATTACAAAACGAAACCCTCTCTATTGTTGGTTGGCGGGAAGTTCCCATCAATCGGGATATTCTGGGTGATATTGCCCTATCAAGCCTCCCGCGTATTGAACAAATTTTTATCAATGCCCCGGCCGGATGGCGGGCACAAGATCTGGAACGCCGGCTGTTCGTTGCCCGACGCCGTATAGAAAAACGCATTACGGACAACGACTTTTATGTTTGTAGCCTCTCCAATCTGGTCACGATTTACAAAGGGCTGTGCATGGCTGCCGATTTGCCCCGTTTCTATCCAGATTTGGCAGATTTACGGATGGAATCGTCTATTTGCCTGTTCCACCAGCGTTTCTCTACCAATACCGTTCCTCGCTGGCCGCTGGCACAACCTTTCCGTTATCTGGCCCATAACGGGGAAATCAACACCATTACCGGAAATCGTGAATGGGCCAAAGCCAGAGCCTATAAATTCCGTACACCACTCATCCCTGATTTATATACCGCGGCACCTTTTGTCAATGAAACCGGCTCCGATTCCAGCTCGTTAGACAATATGCTGGAGCTGTTCCTCAATGGTGGCATGGATTTAATTCGCGCAATGCGTTTGCTGGTTCCACCTGCATGGCAGAATAATCCCGATATGGATGACGACCTGCGGGCGTTCTTCGATTTCAACTCCATGCACATGGAGCCCTGGGATGGGCCTGCCGGCATCGTGATTTCCGATGGACGCTATGCGGCCTGTAATCTGGATCGGAACGGCTTGCGTCCGGCCCGCTATGTGATTACCACAGACAAGTTAATTACCTGCGCGTCTGAAGTCGGCATTTGGGATTACCAGCCCGATGAAGTCGTGGAAAAGGGTCGTGTAGGACCGGGCGAACTGATGGTCATTGATACCTATGAAGGCCGTATTCTTCATTCCGCTGAAACTGACAATGATTTGAAAAGCCGTCATCCTTATAAAGAGTGGCTGGAGAAAAACGTCAGGCGCTTAACCCCCTTTGAAGCATTGCCGGAAGATCAGGTCGGACAACGAGATTTAGATGATCGGCTGTTGGCTGCTTATCACAAGCAATTTGCCTATAGTCATGAAGAGCTGGATCAAATTATCCGCCCTCTTGGTGAGAATGCACAAGAAGCGACGGGCTCAATGGGAGATGATACGCCATTTGCCGTTCTTTCCAGTCGTCCACGTATCATCTATGATTACTTCCGCCAGCAATTCGCCCAAGTGACCAACCCGCCCATTGATCCACTGCGTGAAGCACATGTCATGTCATTGTCTACCCGCATTGGACGGGAGATGAATGTCTTTTGTGAAGCGGAAGGCCAGGCACATCGATTAAGCTTTGAATCCCCTGTTCTGCTCTATTCTGACTTCGTACAGCTTACAACACAGGAAGGCGCTTATTACCGCGCTGACACCCTGGATTTGACCTTCGACCCACGGGAAACCAGTCTTAAAAACGCAGTTTCTACCTTATGTGAAAAAGCAGAAGAGTTTGTCCGTAACGGCTCGGTATTGTTGGTATTGTCTGATCGCCCTATTTCACCAGAAAAATTGCCTATTCCTGCACCTATGGCTGTCGGTGCCATTCAGCATTGTCTGGTTGAGAAAAATCTACGCTGTGATGCCAACTTGATTGTAGAAACAGCAAGTGCGCGTGATCCTCACCATTTTGCTGTATTGCTGGGGTTTGGTGCCACCGCTGTTTATCCCTATCTGGCCTATGAGTCTCTGGGAAAAATGGTGGATGACGGCACAATCAATACCCCTTATCCCTCCGTGATGCTGAATTACCGCAATGGCATTAATAAAGGGTTATATAAGATTATGTCCAAAATGGGCATCTCGACGATATCCTCTTATCGCTGTTCTAAATTGTTCGAGGCCGTTGGTTTGCATTCTGATGTCACAGACATTTGCTTCAATGGTGTCGTCAGCCGCATTGAAGGGGCGGATTTCAACGATTTTGAACAAGATCTGCTTAATCTTTCCAAACGGGCATGGCTGCAACGTCATGCTATCGATCAGGGCGGCCTGCTGAAATATGTTCACAATGGGGAATATCATGCTTATAACCCTGATGTTGTCAGTACATTGCAAGCGGCAGTTCACAGTGGCAGGTACAGTGATTACCAGAAATATTCTGAATTGGTGAACAGACGTCCCGTAACAACATTACGGGATCTGTTGGCTGTTTCACCTCAGAATGATCCTATCCCCATTGAAGAGGTTGAACCGGCAGAAGCGCTGTTCAAACGTTTTGATACCGCAGCCATGTCAATTGGCGCATTAAGCCCGGAAGCGCATGAAGCGCTGGCGGAAGCCATGAATACACTGGGTGGTTTTTCCAATTCCGGTGAAGGCGGGGAAGATCCGGTTCGTTATGGCACAAAAAAAGTTTCCCGCATTAAGCAAGTTGCATCTGGCCGATTTGGCGTTACACCAGCGTATCTGGCCAGCGCTGATGTCATTCAGATAAAAGTCGCACAGGGTGCGAAACCGGGTGAAGGCGGCCAGTTACCGGGGGATAAAGTTACACCGTATATCGCCAGATTGCGTTACTCCGTACCCGGTGTCACGCTGATTTCCCCACCGCCGCATCACGATATTTACTCGATCGAAGATCTGGCCCAACTGATTTTCGACCTTAAACAAGTCAATCCAAAGGCGCTGATCTCAGTCAAACTGGTTTCAGAGCCGGGAGTGGGAACCATCGCCACTGGCGTAGCCAAAGCGTATGCCGACCTGATCACGATTGCAGGTTATGACGGCGGAACCGGAGCAAGTCCTCTCTCCTCTGTAAAATATGCCGGTTGCCCGTGGGAGTTAGGACTCGTGGAAACGCAGCAAGCGCTGGTTGCCAATGGGTTACGCCATAAAATTCGCCTTCAGGTTGACGGGGGGTTAAAAACGGGCGTGGATATTATCAAAGCCGCTATTTTAGGCGCGGAAAGTTTTGGTTTCGGTACGGGCCCGATGGTTGCTCTTGGCTGTAAATATCTGCGGATCTGCCACTTAAATAACTGCGCGACCGGTGTAGCAACGCAAGATGAAAAATTACGTCGTTCTCACTATCACGGCCTACCGGAAAGAGTCATTAATTACTTCCACTTTATCGCACAGGAAACACGTGAGTTAATGGCGCAATTGGGTGTGAAAACCCTCACTGATTTGATTGGCCGGACAGATTTACTGACAACGCTGGCAGGTATCTCCGCCAAACAAAGTAAACTCAATCTTGAACCATTGCTGGAAACAGCTGAACCTCATGATGGCAAAGCTCTGCACTGTACTGAAGGTAATCCGCCTTTTGATCAGGGCGCACTGAATAAAGCCATCGTCACTCAGGCTATGCCTTATGTAGAAACATCACAGAGCAAAACCTTCTATTTTGATATCCAAAATACCGACCGCTCGGTTGGTGCGTCTCTCTCTGGTGAAATTGCAACCCGTTATGGCGATCAAGGGCTGGCAGCCGATCCGATCAAACTTTATTTCACCGGAACCGCCGGGCAAAGTTTTGGGGTCTGGAATGCGGGTGGCGTCGAATTGACCTTAACCGGTGATGCCAATGACTATGTCGGCAAAGGGATGACCGGTGGTCGTCTGACCGTCCGCCCACCGGTGGGTTCAGCATTCAATAGTCACGAAACCACTATCATTGGCAACACCTGCCTTTATGGTGCGACAGGCGGAAAACTGTTTGCCGCCGGGCGTGCCGGTGAGCGTTTTGCAGTACGTAACTCAGGCGCTGTCACCGTTATCGAAGGGATAGGCGATAATGGCTGTGAATATATGACCGGTGGAATTGTCTGCGTTCTCGGAAGCACAGGCGTCAATTTCGGCGCTGGTATGACAGGCGGATTCGCTTATATTCTTGATGAATTTGATGATTTCCGCAAACGTGTCAATCCAGAACTGGTGGAGGTTCTTTCAATGGATACGCTTTCTATTCACAAAGAACACCTGCGTGGGTTAATTACTGAACACGTCCACCTGACAGGTTCTCTGCATGCCGAAAGCATATTGGAAAACTGGTCACAATGGGTCAATAAATTTGCGCTGGTCAAACCTAAATCCAGTGATATCAGCGCGTTATTGGGACACCGTAGCCGTTCCTCCGCAGAATTGCGGGTTCAGGCGCAGTAAGGAGTGAATAATGAGTCAGAATGTTTATCAATTTATCGACTTACAGCGTGTCGATCCGCCTAAAAAATCGTTGAAAATCCGCAAAATAGAATTTGTGGAAATTTATGAGCCTTTTTCAGAGGGTCAGGCACAAGCGCAGGCAGATCGCTGTCTTTCATGCGGTAACCCTTATTGTGAATGGAAATGTCCCGTACATAACTATATTCCAAACTGGCTGAAACTCGCCAACGAAGGGCGCATCACTGAAGCGGCTGAGCTGTCACATCAGACAAATAGTCTGCCGGAAGTCTGTGGACGTGTCTGCCCACAAGATCGTTTGTGTGAAGGTGCCTGTACGTTAAATGACGACTTCGGCGCTGTGACTATCGGTAATATTGAACGCTATATCAATGACACAGCGATCGCAATGGGTTGGAAGCCCGATATGTCACATGTCACTCCCACAGGTAAGCGCGTGGCTGTGATAGGTGCCGGCCCTGCGGGATTGGCTTGTGCCGATGTCCTGACCCGTCACGGCGTGCAAGTCGTTGTTTACGATCGTCATCCGGAAATTGGTGGCTTACTCACATTCGGCATTCCTGCTTTTAAATTAGAAAAAGAGGTGATGATCCGTCGACGTGAAATGTTCTCAGAAATGGGTATCGAATTCCGCTTAAATACGGAGATAGGTAAAGACGTTACACTGGCCGAAGTGACTCAGGAATTTGATGCGGTCTTCCTTGGTGTTGGTACCTATCAATCCATCCGCGGTGATCTGGAAAACGAAGATTCAGACGGCGTCTATGACGCACTGCCTTTTTTAATCGCCAACACTCGTCAGTTGATGGGCTACCTTTCCCTGCCAGAACAACCGTATATTGATATGAAAGGCAAGCGGGTTTTGGTTCTGGGTGGTGGTGATACCGCCATGGACTGCGTTCGTACCTCAATTCGTCAGGGTGCAACCCGTGTTATCTGTGCCTATCGGCGAGATGAAGAAAATATGCCCGGCTCCCGCCGTGAAGTTAAAAATGCCAGAGAAGAAGGTGTTGAATTTCGTTTCAACCTCCAACCCGTAAACATTGAAATTAACGATGCAGGGCGTGTTTACGGTGTCACAGTCGTAAAAACACAACTGGGTGCCGTGGATGAAAAGGGCCGGCGTCAAGCCGAAATCATTCAGGATTCAGAATTCTTGATAGAAACTGATGCGGTAATCATGGCGTTTGGCTTTAAACCTCACACGATGAACTGGCTGGATGAACATCAGGTTAATCTTGATCAAAAAGGGCGCATCATTGCCCCTGAATCCAGCCATCTCCCCTTCCAGACCAGTAACGCCAAAATCTTCGCTGGCGGAGACGCAGTACGTGGCTCTGATCTCGTCGTCACTGCAATTGCTGAAGGCAGAAAAGCCGCCTCCGGCATTCTCGACTATCTTGAAATATAAAACGCCCTGTTTCCTTTTCTTCCCGCCGATTATTTCTCCGGTCTTTTGACCGGAGAAAATGCAGCTAAACTAAAAGATTACTGTTTTTCACTTTTCTCTCTTACTACCCGATAGATTTTATTTTTTTGCTTTATATAATTATTTTTATATCCTAAAGTTAAATATTTAAGTTTAATCTCTAACCTATTACAGCAATATAACAGTAGTACAATACCGTAATACAGCCATAAGGTTCATTTTTTTCGTAAAAAGGTTTCTCAAGGCAACTAATTTAATAGAAATAGATTAAAAACCATAAAAGTGATCATTACAGGAAGAAAAATATGCGCTTACTCACACAGATACTCTTCTTTGCTTGCATATTCTCGCTAAGCCCCCCCTCAATCGCCGGGTTCTCTACTGCAACTGAGATTATGCAGCAAGTGCAAGAAAGGGGAGTAAACTCTGTGGTGGCGGAATTAGGTGCAGATCATGAGCAGAAAAAGGTTACAGATAGTATTGCCAGCGGTAATAGCGAATGGCTACAACTTGCCTTCAAATTATTGCCGAATATTCATTCCAAATTTTCAAAACAAACCCTTGAGTCCTTAACATTGGCTTTGCTTAATAACCCTGTAGAAGTGTTATCACTGACAAAAAAGCACCATACTCTCGCATTTTCGGATATCTGTAATATCCCTTCAACGATAACAGCGATAACACAGCAAAAATTATTTCTTAATAGTGTAATCAGCAGGTTAGATCTGGAAAAAGAATTAAACTTTGGCAACACGCGGGAAAATATAGAAACATGCCGGTGGGAATTCGAGAAAATACAGAACCACTATTTTTAATAACAATTTTTAACAACAATAAAGCTAATTTTTCGCCAAAAATAACCTTTCCAAAAATAAAGGAGATCAATGTCTCCTTTGCTCTTTATTCCACGCTATTCTGTTGATATTTCAAAGCGGCTACTTTGGCTGGTCTCAAATATCCCCAGTCACGTAGTCATAAGAACATGGTTATAATCAACTTGGTTATAACCATAGCATCAGCTACGCTTCTGAGGATTCAAATCCCTTGATGCGGCATTGCAGCCTGAAATCAGATACAGAGCTTTACGCAATTATTTAATAACACGCAAAGTCGGACGACCTTTTGGCGGTTGAGGAGGCTCGTCATCGGGTGAACCATCGTCGCGAGAAATTTTGCTCCTGTGGAGTTGCACCAAATTATCCGCCGGCGAAACCGAATGTTTTTCTTCGGCTTCGTCATTGGCTTCATAAGCAGATTCTGGCTCAAACATCATTCCGGCACCATTTTCACGGGCATAAATTGCAACAACAGCGTCCATCGGAACTGAAACTTCACGGGCAATACCACCAAAACGGGCATTGAACCTAACGTCATCGTTAGTCAATTCCAGATTACCAACCGCCCTCGGCGAGATATTCAGGATGATTTGCCCATTTTGTGCATACTCCATCGGAACGTTGACTCCGTAGCAATTAACGTCCACAACAAGATGCGGGGTCATGTCGTTATCCAATAACCACTCATAATGCGCCCGCAGTAGATAAGGACGACGTGGAGACATTTGAGTCATCTCCATACATTAACCCCGTGACTGTAAACGCATTTCACGTTCTGCTTCTGTTAATGAAGCCAGGAATGCGTCACGTTCGAATACACTCTGCATATAGACTTGAAGATCTTTTGCACCCGGACCGGACAATTCTACCCCCAAGACAGGTAAACGCCACAACAGCGGACACAGATAGCAATCCACCAAGCTGAATTCTTCACTCATGAAGAATGGCATTTCTCTGAAAATAGGTGCGATAGCCAGCAATTCCTCAGCAAGCTGTTTCCTCGCAGCATTAGCTTCCTGAATACTTCCTTCCTGAATTTTATACATCAGGGAATACCAGTCTTTTTCAATTCTATGCATCATCAGGCGGCTTGAGCCACGAGCGACAGGATACACAGGCATGAGTGGTGGATGCGGGAAACGCTCATCCAGATATTCCATAATGATGCGAGAATCATACAGGGTCAGCTCACGATCGACGAGAGTAGGAACAGATTGGTAAGGATTCAAGTCAATCAAATCCTGAGGCAAATTACCTGCTTCAACGTGTTCTATCTCAACGCTGACCCCCTTTTCCGCCAGTACAATTCGCACTTGATGGCTAAAAATGTCGGTCGGGCCTGAAAACAGAGTCATTACCGAACGTTTGTTGGCAGCGACAGCCATGAAAACCTCCAAGTTTATCTAAAAAAAGGAACGAACAGCCCTTTAATGAACAGCGGCTATTCTCGCTCATATTCTCATCCTGTTTCGCACTTATTATCCGAGGCTATCTCTTTCAATCTTTCAGGTGACAGCGTTTGTTCGCATTCACTGTTACGAGAAATCGATCTAAAGATGTGTTTTACCTCTGCCAAATCAGGCAAACTCATGGATAAGGCAAAAAATTGTTACTAGTCTACCAGATTTTGCACATTTAGTGAGGAAGTACATTGAGAATTAATGATGAAATGTTGGATAGCATAGATTTACCTCTTCATTATGCTATTTTTTTTCAAAAAAAAGGCAATTCTCAAAGTAAAGGATTCGGAGAAATAAAAAACCCGCCATAAAAATGACGGGTTTTCAACTTTAATCCACGGCCACAATAGTGGCAACAAATTAACGTTTGGAGAACTGTGGACGACGACGTGCTTTGCGCAGACCCACTTTTTTACGTTCAACTTCACGAGCATCGCGAGTAACGAAGCCAGCTTTGCGAAGATCAGAACGCAGAGTCTCGTCATAAGCCATCAGTGCACGGGTGATACCGTGACGGATTGCGCCTGCCTGACCAGAAATACCACCACCTTTAACAGTGATGTACAGATCCAGTTTGCCCAGCATTTCAACCAGCTCCAGTGGTTGACGAACCACCATGCGCGCAGTTTCACGGCCGAAGTAAACTTCGAGGCTGCGTTGGTTGATTACGATGTTACCGCTACCTGGCTTAATAAAGACTCGAGCGGAAGAGCTTTTGCGGCGACCAGTGCCGTAGTATTGATTTTCAGCCATTGCCTATAATCCCGATTAAATGTCCAGAACTTGTGGTTGCTGTGCCGCGTGGTTGTGCTCGCTGCCCGCGTAAACTTTCAGTTTACGGTACATTGCACGACCCAGTGGCCCTTTTGGCAGCATGCCTTTAACCGCGATTTCAATGACACGCTCAGGACGGCGGGCAATCATCTCTTCAAAGGTCGCTTGCTTGATACCACCGATGTGGCCAGTGTGGTGATAATAGATTTTGTCAGCACGTTTGTTGCCGGTTACAGCAACTTTTTCTGCGTTAACAATAATGATGTAGTCACCAGTATCAACGTGCGGAGTATATTCCGCTTTGTGCTTGCCGCGCAGACGGCTAGCTACTTCAGTTGCAAGACGGCCTAAAGTTTTGCCATCTGCGTCAACAACATACCAGTCGCGTTTTACGGTTTCTGGTTTAGCTGTAAAAGTTTTCATTAAAGCTTACCCAATTATAAGTTACACGTTGGTGAACACTCGATGTTCAGAAACTGTTTTTGAGGTTCACACGACTCATGTCCAGCAAACCTACCCCTTCGAATAGCCTATGCCGGCACTAATGCAAGTTTTTCGGGAAATAAAAAATCCTGCTGTAACGTGGGGTCGCAAGATTATAGAGAAGTCATTGTAAAAAATCGACCCCAAATTCAATAATTATCCCATTTGCTGACATTAACTTTATTTCAGGGATAAATAAATCAGGGTAAATGAGGTAACTTTAAATATTCCTCACTTTGCATTTCCTGCAATCGGGACAGGCAACGACGGAACTCAAACGCCAGTAATTCTCCCTGATAAACCTGATCCATTGACACTTCAGCATTGATAATAAGCTTCACCTGACGTTCATAGAACTCATCCACCAGAGCAATGAAACGCCGGGCCGCATTTTCAACCAATGCCGTCATAATAGGCATATCATGCAATAAAACGGAGTGATAAAGCTTTGATAAAGCGATGTAATCTATCTGGCTGCGCGGATCTTCACACAATGTTTTAAAATGAATGGCCAACACTCCGTCAACGCTGCTAATGGCAGGCATTCTGCGATGATTAATCTCCAGTACCGGGTTTGGTTCACCTTCCCGCCCCGCCAGACGCAGAAACATGCGATACATCTCCTGCTGATTTTCCTCCGACAATGGCGTCAGATAGAGATGTGCTTGTGTGAGTGTTCTCAATCGATAATCGATACCCGCATCAACATTCATGACATCACAATATTCTTTGATTTGGTCAATGGCAGGCAAGAACCGTGCTCTCTGCAATCCATTCCGATAAAGCTCATCAGGGGGAATATTGGATGTTGCCACC
This genomic interval carries:
- the sspA gene encoding stringent starvation protein SspA, which codes for MAVAANKRSVMTLFSGPTDIFSHQVRIVLAEKGVSVEIEHVEAGNLPQDLIDLNPYQSVPTLVDRELTLYDSRIIMEYLDERFPHPPLMPVYPVARGSSRLMMHRIEKDWYSLMYKIQEGSIQEANAARKQLAEELLAIAPIFREMPFFMSEEFSLVDCYLCPLLWRLPVLGVELSGPGAKDLQVYMQSVFERDAFLASLTEAEREMRLQSRG
- the rpsI gene encoding 30S ribosomal protein S9, with the translated sequence MAENQYYGTGRRKSSSARVFIKPGSGNIVINQRSLEVYFGRETARMVVRQPLELVEMLGKLDLYITVKGGGISGQAGAIRHGITRALMAYDETLRSDLRKAGFVTRDAREVERKKVGLRKARRRPQFSKR
- the rplM gene encoding 50S ribosomal protein L13, which translates into the protein MKTFTAKPETVKRDWYVVDADGKTLGRLATEVASRLRGKHKAEYTPHVDTGDYIIIVNAEKVAVTGNKRADKIYYHHTGHIGGIKQATFEEMIARRPERVIEIAVKGMLPKGPLGRAMYRKLKVYAGSEHNHAAQQPQVLDI
- the zapE gene encoding cell division protein ZapE; translated protein: MSPITPSSLYQSALSEGQYQPDDVQRNTVARLDILHRDLLNTRSAHSPQSNGLKGILDKLFGRTSVQYRPVQGLYMWGGVGRGKTWLMDMFYQSLPTDRKLRLHFHRFMLRVHEELTELQGHENPLEVVADGFKAQTDILCFDEFFVSDITDAMILGTLLEALFARGIALVATSNIPPDELYRNGLQRARFLPAIDQIKEYCDVMNVDAGIDYRLRTLTQAHLYLTPLSEENQQEMYRMFLRLAGREGEPNPVLEINHRRMPAISSVDGVLAIHFKTLCEDPRSQIDYIALSKLYHSVLLHDMPIMTALVENAARRFIALVDEFYERQVKLIINAEVSMDQVYQGELLAFEFRRCLSRLQEMQSEEYLKLPHLP